A stretch of the Desulfovibrio sp. Huiquan2017 genome encodes the following:
- a CDS encoding glycosyltransferase → MRIGIVSTWFERGAAYVSRQYRDLLRRQDNEVFIYARGGERYAIGDPEWDTPDVTWGAAAPVKVVTPIHKREFLRWIADNRLDTVLFNEQWWLPPVVWAREAGCKTIGYVDYYTERTVERFAAYDGLICNTRRHHSVFSWHPSCLYLPWGTDVSLFRPLEDGVRSEKGPVFFLSAGLNPARKGADLALRAFARLTGEAFFVLHIQSGAFDTIPDVRSLADELVQQGRLKIYDQEVPAPGLYHLGDVYVYPSRLDGIGLTQAEALACGLPLIVPDNPPMNEFITPESGLAVPVDRLWARWDGYYWPQCLASVDGLQVAMQAFVDDFASLAQRQRQARAYAEEHLDWYKNGAGLNDWLASLKSHEIPAGMLRDIRREERKAPASNCALLKRSTTLSRLLKLKRNK, encoded by the coding sequence GTGCGCATAGGCATCGTTTCCACGTGGTTCGAACGCGGGGCGGCCTATGTCTCCCGCCAGTATAGAGACCTCCTGCGCAGGCAAGACAACGAGGTCTTCATCTACGCCCGGGGCGGCGAGCGCTATGCCATTGGCGACCCCGAATGGGACACGCCGGATGTGACCTGGGGGGCGGCGGCGCCCGTGAAGGTGGTCACCCCCATCCACAAGCGGGAATTTTTGCGTTGGATTGCCGACAATCGCCTGGACACCGTACTCTTCAATGAACAGTGGTGGCTGCCCCCGGTGGTGTGGGCGCGTGAGGCCGGTTGCAAGACCATCGGCTATGTCGACTATTACACCGAAAGGACCGTGGAGCGGTTTGCCGCCTACGACGGCCTGATCTGCAACACCAGACGGCACCACAGCGTGTTTTCCTGGCACCCCTCCTGCCTCTATCTTCCCTGGGGAACGGACGTTTCGCTGTTTCGCCCGCTCGAGGACGGCGTCCGGAGCGAAAAAGGGCCGGTGTTCTTTCTTTCGGCGGGACTCAATCCCGCCCGCAAAGGGGCCGATCTCGCCCTTCGCGCTTTTGCCCGTCTTACCGGCGAGGCCTTCTTCGTGCTCCATATCCAAAGCGGGGCGTTCGACACGATTCCGGATGTGCGCTCTCTTGCGGATGAGCTGGTGCAGCAGGGCAGGTTAAAGATTTACGATCAGGAGGTCCCCGCGCCGGGGCTTTATCATCTGGGCGATGTCTACGTGTACCCGTCGCGCCTGGACGGCATAGGCCTGACGCAGGCCGAAGCGCTGGCCTGCGGTCTGCCCCTGATCGTTCCGGACAACCCGCCCATGAACGAATTCATTACCCCGGAATCCGGTCTTGCCGTGCCGGTGGATAGGCTCTGGGCCAGGTGGGATGGCTATTACTGGCCCCAGTGTTTGGCCAGCGTCGATGGACTGCAAGTGGCCATGCAGGCGTTTGTCGACGATTTCGCCTCCCTTGCCCAACGCCAGAGGCAGGCCCGCGCCTACGCTGAAGAGCACCTGGATTGGTACAAGAACGGCGCGGGGCTCAATGATTGGCTCGCTTCCCTCAAAAGCCATGAAATCCCGGCTGGGATGTTGCGGGACATCCGCAGGGAGGAGCGAAAAGCGCCTGCTTCGAATTGCGCCCTCCTGAAGCGGTCCACCACATTGTCCCGCCTGCTCAAGCTGAAACGGAACAAGTAG